A window of Microbacterium lushaniae genomic DNA:
CGGACCGTCGGACTACTTCGTCGACATCGACAACGTCGGCGGCGGCCGGGAAGCGGCGCGCTACCTCGTCGAGCAGGGGCACCGCCGACTGGCGAGCATCTCGGGGCCGGCGACCATGACCGCGGCCACCGACCGGCTCCGCGGGTTCCGCGATGCGGCCGAGCAGGCAGGCCTCGACCTCGTCGCGGTCGAGGACGGCGACTTCTCGGAGGAGGGCGGCGCCGACGCGATGCGCCGCATCCTGGACTCCGGGGCGGCGCCCGACGGACTGTTCGTCGCAAGCGACCTCATGGCACGCGGGGCGCTGGCCACCCTGCGCGAGGCGGGCGTGTCGGTGCCGGGGGATCTCGCCCTCATCGGCTTCGACGACTCGCCGGTGGCGACCGCGGTGACTCCCGCGCTCACCACGATCCGTCAGCCCTCGCGCGGCCAGGGCGTGAGCATGGCCGCGGTGCTGCTGGACCTGCTCGGGGGCAGGGACGCCGCGCATTCGACGATCCTGCCGATCGAGCTCGTGGTGCGCGAGTCGGCCTGACTCCGGTGCGGCGGATGCGGCGGCCGGCGCCGCGCGAACGCAGGACGCCGGCCGCCGCGATCAGCGGGGGTCGCCGCCGAGCTGGCCGACGGCCGGGATGGGGCCGCCGTCGTCGGCAC
This region includes:
- a CDS encoding LacI family DNA-binding transcriptional regulator, producing MGFMTREAVTIEEVAARAGVSRSTVSRVVNGSTAVSPTALDAVRRAIADLNYVPNRAARSLARRQTHAIAFVIPEDTDRFFGDPFFASIVAGVHERMAQSEYVLNLIIASDDPHDKATTYLRSGSVDGVIVASHHTSDTFLDLIAADLPVVYGGRPVRIGPSDYFVDIDNVGGGREAARYLVEQGHRRLASISGPATMTAATDRLRGFRDAAEQAGLDLVAVEDGDFSEEGGADAMRRILDSGAAPDGLFVASDLMARGALATLREAGVSVPGDLALIGFDDSPVATAVTPALTTIRQPSRGQGVSMAAVLLDLLGGRDAAHSTILPIELVVRESA